A genome region from Salarias fasciatus unplaced genomic scaffold, fSalaFa1.1, whole genome shotgun sequence includes the following:
- the ptprfa gene encoding protein tyrosine phosphatase receptor type Fa has protein sequence MELGLSRTVLHLLLLQSGLLLPSRTQRPPSFTQAPDDQTGVSGGVASLVCRAAGEPRPRITWMKKGKKVSSQRFEVMEFDDGSGSGSVLRIQPLRFHRDDAVYECTAANGVGEISTSAKLTVLEEDQIPHGFPAIDMGPQLKVVERTRTATMLCAASGSPDPEIRWFKDFLPVETEDDGGRIKQLRSGALQIENSEESDQGKYECVAVNSAGTRFSAPANLYVRVRRVPPRFSIPPNNHELMPGGSVNLTCVAVGAPMPHVKWTSGGAELTQADEMPIGRNVLELTNIHQSGNYTCVAVSSLGTIETTAQVTVKALPRPPSSLTVTETTATSVTVTWDSGNPEPVSYYVIQYRTKLSDNGFQEVDGVATTRYSVGGLSPFTEYLFCVMAVNNVGRGPPGAVVATRTSEQAPSSPPLHVRARMLSSGTMLVQWDPPEEPNGQIQGYRVYYSPDHESPLATWRKHNADDGRFASISGLVPDITYSLRVLAFTSVGDGPPSEVLQIKTQQGVPGQPAALEAEAELDSRIMLSWLWPLQDDVIGFELVYWESDNPSDKRHVSLAATGSFAVDGLKEDTSYTFSLAARSEMGLGVFTQPVQARTIRSMSGAPPRKVEAQAVNSSALRVTWKPPLAPKPHGQVQGYRLVCSRLENGEPHGQPLVLDVSSPDARDAVIAGLLPETTYSVTVEAYTTRGGGAPSKAKVASTSGAVPGRPTMMISTTIGNTALIQWQPPRELAGDLVGYQLQYKRTEEEAFTTKDFKKTDDHFTVTGLHKGAVYTFKLCAKNRAGTGEEHVKDISTPEDVPSSYPQNLSVAGLTATSAGLTWDPPPLADRNGKVVEYAVVYRDINSQQNHTVVTADTGVTVRDLQPDTTYDIRVQAFTSKGGGPLSPSIQSRTMSVSGPAFTKSFGVKTVTKTSVLLTWEIPQTFTSQGPLKIFYNQQSVEVPGDLQRKLIRQLEPDTEYSFVLMSRGDGAGDVQQQVSVRTAPDLLTAKPVVYQHPGDDGGTATVRLPQVPAGSSVRCFYIVVVPVTAALKTPEDLDLLQLLQTDQDQDQDLDLDFLRPHIAAKLDVLPETFTLGHEDRLTGSGRRLYRCFLLADLTDHETQQTLTFSPLSEAFLLGSSSVVQHPQEDPELLWVMGPVLAVVLIVVIVIAILLFKSEQERKRTCPTKDDHMVGLKDSLLDHCLDPVEVRRLNYQTQGMREHPPIAICDLADHIERLKANDGLRFAQEYESIDPDQQFTWEHSNLEVNKPKNRYANVVAYDHSRVVLAPVPGVPGSDYINANYIDGYRKQNAYIATQGPLPETTADFWRMVWEQRTGTVVMMTRVEERSRVKCDPYWPGRGSETFGTIRVTLLDCVELASYSVRTFALVKNGSGEKREVRQFQFLSWPDHGVPSHPSSILGFLRRVRSCNPPDAGPVVAHCSAGVGRTGCFIAIDAMLERMKHEKTVDVYGQVTCMRAQRNYMVQTEDQYVFVHEVLLEAAACGNTEVPARNLYAHVQKLSETAAGGETVTAMQLEFKKLSDSRSHTSRFISASLPCNKFKNRLVNVLPYESARVCLQPIRGVEGSDYINASFIDGYRQQRAYIATQGPLSETTEDFWRMLWEQNSTIVVMLTKLREMGREKCHQYWPAERSARYQYFVVDPMAEYNMPQYVLREFKVTDARDGQSRTIRQFQFTDWPEQGAPSAGGGVMDFIGQVHKTKEQFGQDGPITVHCSAGVGRTGVFVALSLVLERMRYEGVVDLFQTVRTLRTQRPCMVQTEEQYQLCYRAALDYLGSFDHYPTAGGT, from the exons ATGGAGCTGGGACTGAGCAGGACCGTtctgcacctgctgctgctgcagagcgggctgctgctgccgtcacGCACGCAAC GCCCACCCAGCTTCACCCAGGCCCCTGACGACCAGACGGGTGTTTCTGGGGGCGTGGCCTCTCTGGTGTGCCGGGCGGCGGGTGAGCCCAGGCCCCGGATCACCTGGATGAAGAAGGGGAAGAAGGTCAGCTCGCAGCGCTTTGAG GTGATGGAGTTTGACGACGGTTCCGGTTCCGGGTCCGTGCTGCGGATCCAGCCGCTGAGGTTCCACCGGGACGACGCCGTGTATGAGTGCACCGCCGCCAACGGGGTGGGGGAGATTAGCACCAGCGCTAAGCTAACAGTCCTGGAGG AAGACCAGATCCCTCACGGGTTCCCCGCCATCGACATGGGGCCCCAGCTGAAGGTGGTGGAGAGAACCCGGACCGCCACCATGCTGTGCGCCGCCAGCGGGAGCCCGGACCCCGAGATCCGCTGGTTCAAGGACTTCCTCCCGGTGGAGACGGAGGACGACGGCGGGCGGATCAAGCAGCTGCGCTCAG GGGCGCTTCAGATCGAGAACAGCGAGGAGTCGGACCAAGGGAAGTACGAGTGCGTGGCGGTCAACAGCGCCGGGACCCGTTTCTCGGCCCCGGCCAACCTCTACGTCCGAG TTCGCCGTGTGCCCCCCCGTTTCTCCATCCCACCCAACAACCACGAGCTGATGCCCGGCGGGAGCGTCAACCTGACGTGCGTGGCGGTCGGCGCCCCCATGCCCCACGTCAAGTGGACGAGCGGCGGCGCGGAGCTGACGCAGGCAGACGAGATGCCGATTGGCCGGAATGTCCTGGAGCTCACCAACATCCACCAATCCGGAAACTACACCTGTGTGGCGGTTTCCTCCCTGGGCACCATCGAGACCACGGCGCAGGTCACCGTCAAAG CCCTTCCTCGGCCGCCCAGTTCTCTCACCGTGACAGAAACCACAGCCACCAGCGTCACCGTCACCTGGGACTCTGGAAATCCTGAACCCGTGTCTTACTACGTGATCCAGTACCGCACCAAGCTCTCGGACAATGGTTTCCAGGAGGTGGACGGCGTGGCGACGACCCGGTACAGCGTCGGTGGCCTCAGCCCCTTCACGGAGTACCTGTTCTGTGTCATGGCGGTCAATAACGTGGGCCGGGGGCCTCCCGGCGCCGTGGTGGCGACCCGTACGAGTGAGCAGGCCCCGTCGTCTCCGCCCCTCCACGTGCGGGCCCGCATGCTGAGCTCCGGAACCATGCTGGTGCAGTGGGACCCTCCAGAAGAACCCAACGGGCAGATCCAGGGCTATCGGGTCTACTACAGTCCCGACCACGAGTCCCCGCTCGCCACGTGGCGGAAGCACAACGCCGACGACGGGCGGTTTGCCAGCATCTCAGGGCTGGTTCCGGACATCACGTACAGCCTCAGAGTCCTGGCCTTCACCTCGGTGGGGGACGGACCCCCTTCTGAAGTCCTGCAGATCAAAACCCAGCAGGGAG TTCCAGGTCAGCCGGCAGCCCTGGAGGCCGAGGCCGAGCTGGACTCGCGGATCATGCTGTCCTGGCTTTGGCCCCTTCAAGACGACGTCATCGGCTTTGAGCTGGTCTACTGGGAATCGGACAATCCCTCCGACAAG CGTCACGTGTCGCTGGCGGCGACGGGCTCCTTCGCGGTGGACGGTCTGAAGGAGGACACGTCCTACACGTTCTCCCTGGCGGCTCGCTCGGAGATGGGTTTAGGAGTGTTCACTCAGCCGGTCCAGGCTAGAACGATCCGGTCCA tgtctGGAGCTCCGCCCAGGAAGGTGGAGGCACAAGCCGTCAACTCCTCCGCCCTCAGGGTGACCTGGAAGCCCCCGCTGGCCCCGAAGCCCCACGGCCAGGTCCAGGGCTACCGGCTGGTCTGCAGCAGGTTGGAGAACGGAGAACCTCACGGCCAGCCGCTCGTGCTGGACGTGTCCTCCCCGGACGCTCGGGACGCCGTCATCGCCGGCTTGCTACCAGAGACCACTTACTCTGTGACTGTGGAGGCCTACACCACCAGGGGGGGCGGAGCTCCGAGCAAGGCCAAGGTGGCCTCCACCTCCGGGGCAG TCCCTGGGAGGCCCACCATGATGATCAGCACCACCATCGGGAACACGGCCCTGATCCAGTGGCAGCCCCCCAGGGAGCTGGCGGGGGATCTGGTGGGCTACCAGCTGCAGTACAAGAGGACCGAGGAGGAGGCCTTCACCACCAAGGACTTCAAGAAGACCGACGATCACTTCACCGTCACAGGTCTCCACAAGGGGGCCGTCTACACCTTCAAGCTGTGCGCCAAAAACCGGGCGGGGACCGGGGAGGAGCACGTCAAGGACATCAGCACCCCCGAAGACGTTCCCTCCAGCTACCCTCAGAACCTGAGCGTGGCGGGCCTGACGGCCACGTCCGCCGGTCTCACCTGGGACCCCCCGCCTCTGGCCGACCGGAACGGAAAGGTGGTCGAGTACGCGGTGGTGTACCGAGACATCAACAGCCAGCAGAACCACACCGTGGTCACCGCGGATACCGGGGTGACCGTCCGAGACCTGCAGCCCGACACCACCTACGACATCAGGGTTCAAGCCTTCACCAGCAAGGGGGGCGGACCGCTCAGCCCCAGCATCCAGAGCAGGACCATGTCCGTGTCCGGGCCGG CGTTCACCAAGAGCTTCGGTGTGAAGACGGTGACGAAGACCTCGGTCCTTCTCACCTGGGAAATTCCCCAAACCTTCACGTCTCAAGGTCCTCTCAAGATTTTCTACAACCAGCAGAGTGTGGAGGTTCCAGGAgacctgcagaggaagctgaTCCGGCAGCTGGAGCCGGACACAGAGTACTCCTTCGTGCTGATGAGCCGGGGGGACGGCGCCGGGgacgtccagcagcaggtgtcCGTCCGAACGGCGCCCGACCTGCTGACCGCCAAACCGGTGGTGTACCAGCACCCGGGGGACGACGGCGGGACGGCGACCGTCAGGCTGCCTCAAGTCCCGGCCGGATCCTCGGTCAG GTGTTTCTACATCGTTGTTGTTCCTGtgactgcagctctgaagaCTCCTGaagacctggacctgctccaG ctcctccaaacggaccaggaccaggaccaggacctggacctggacttcCTGCGGCCCCACATCGCTGCCAAGCTGGACGTTCTGCCGGAGACATTCACTCTGGGCCATGAGGACAGACTCACCGGCAGCGGGCGGCGGCTGTACCGATGCTTCCTGTTGGCCGACCTGACTGACCATGAGACT CAGCAGACCTTGACGTTCAGCCCCCTGTCTGAGGCCTTCCTGCTCGGGTCCAGCTCGGTGGTCCAGCACCCCCAGGAGGACCCTGAGCTGTTGTGGGTCATGGGTCCAGTCCTGGCTGTGGTCCTCATCGTCGTCATCGTCATCGCCATTCTACTCTTCAAGAG CGAACAGGAAAG gAAGCGAACTTGTCCTACAAAGGATGACCACATGGTGGGGCTGAAGGACTCACTGCTGGACCACTGCTTAGACCCTGTAGAGGTTAGGAGGCTCAACTATCAGActcaag ggatgAGGGAACATCCTCCCATCGCCATTTGCGATCTGGCCGATCACATCGAGAGACTGAAGGCCAATGACGGACTGCGCTTTGCCCAAGAGTACGAG TCCATCGATCCGGATCAGCAGTTCACCTGGGAGCACTCCAACCTGGAGGTCAACAAGCCCAAGAACCGCTATGCTAACGTGGTGGCGTACGACCACTCCCGGGTCGTCCTGGCCCCGGTTCCCG GAGTCCCGGGCAGCGACTACATCAACGCCAACTACATCGACGGCTACAGGAAGCAGAACGCCTACATCGCCACGCAGGGCCCACTCCCCGAGACGACGGCCGACTTCTGGAGGATGGTGTGGGAGCAGAGGACCGGCACCGTGGTCATGATGAcccgggtggaggagaggtcCCGG GTGAAGTGTGACCCGTACTGGCCCGGCCGGGGCTCGGAGACCTTCGGGACGATCCGGGTCACCTTGTTGGACTGTGTGGAACTGGCTTCGTACAGCGTGAGAACCTTCGCCCTCGTGAAG aaCGGTTCAGGTGAGAAACGGGAAGTGCGTCAGTTCCAGTTCCTGTCCTGGCCGGACCACGGCGTTCCCAGTCATCCTTCGTCCATCCTGGGCTTCCTGCGGAGAGTCCGGTCCTGTAACCCTCCGGACGCCGGCCCCGTGGTGGCCCACTGCAG CGCCGGTGTGGGCCGGACCGGCTGCTTCATCGCCATCGACGCCATGCTGGAGCGGATGAAGCACGAGAAGACGGTGGACGTGTACGGCCAGGTGACCTGCATGCGGGCCCAGAGGAACTACATGGTCCAGACGGAGGACCAGTACGTCTTCGTCCACGaggtgctgctggaggcggcGGCCTGCGGGAACACCGAGGTGCCCGCCCGGAACCTGTACGCCCACGTCCAGAAGCTCTCCGAGACCGCCGCCGGCGGGGAGACCGTCACTGCCATGCAGCTGGAGTTCAAG AAGCTGTCGGACTCCAGGTCACATACCTCCAGATTCATCAGTGCCAGCCTGCCGTGCAACAAGTTCAAGAACCGCCTGGTGAACGTCCTGCCGTACGAGTCCGCCCGGGTCTgcctgcagccaatcagaggcgtGGAGGGCTCCGACTACATCAACGCCAGCTTCATCGACGGCTACAG gcagcagagggCCTACATCGCCACCCAGGGCCCGCTGTCCGAGACCACCGAGGACTTCTGGAGGATGCTGTGGGAGCAGAACTCCACCATCGTGGTCATGCTCACCAAGCTGCGCGAGATGGGACGG gagaaATGCCACCAGTACTGGCCCGCTGAGCGCTCCGCCCGCTACCAGTACTTCGTGGTGGATCCCATGGCGGAGTACAACATGCCGCAGTACGTCCTGAGGGAGTTCAAAGTGACGGACGCCAGG GACGGTCAGTCCAGGACCATCCGGCAGTTCCAGTTCACCGACTGGCCGGAGCAGGGGGCGCCCAGCGCCGGGGGCGGAGTCATGGACTTCATCGGCCAGGTGCATAAAACCAAGGAGCAGTTCGGACAGGACGGGCCCATCACCGTGCACTGCAG cgctgGTGTGGGGAGGACCGGCGTGTTCGTCGCCCTCAgcctggtcctggagaggaTGCGCTACGAGGGCGTGGTGGACCTGTTCCAGACCGTCAGGACCCTGCGGACCCAGAGGCCCTGCATGGTGCAGACGGAG GAGCAGTACCAGCTGTGCTACCGGGCCGCGCTGGACTACCTGGGGAGCTTCGATCACTACCCCACAGCGGGGGGGACgtga
- the kdm4aa gene encoding lysine-specific demethylase 4A has translation MTSATRVRAESSRVMTFHPSREEFRDFGRYVAFMESQGAHRAGMARVVPPKGWSPRRCYDDVEALSIPAPLQQVVTGQAGLFTLFNIQKKPLTVQEFRKTSGLDKFRGPSCLDAEELERKFWKTLTFDPPLYGADVSGTLYDPDVTEWNVGRLDSILDAAEDRATAPLLNFGMWKSAAAWHTEDMDLYGISYLHFGEPRTWYAVPPEHGKRLERLAKGFFPGNAQSCAAFLRHRMTLISPRVLRKYGVAVETATQEAGQFVVTFPFCYHAGFNHGFNVAESANFATRRWIDYGKRAALCSCRQDGAHISMDVFVRRFQPERYERWRAGKDLAPVDHSGPAPEAAHVPRGGAGAGPGPDPPPRQDLDEEEGAEPSKTSMSRKESQDKDGAAVKPSSTRTKKTSSRRRSPSKKAPAPAPATAPPEEAEPGADPAAATLFQRTLSPADVLHVHSYAKGDYEDDGAGAGQQGAAEPEPDVGGPPLVKEQSHDGDQGCHEEPPLVEPGGLQGEPWAKPLAHLWQNNPPSLKKEREYNRRAGSTPPYCSVCSLFSSQCSQAAPLAPPPARTKPLIPESCFSTTTEEDSRRPPPPAADGTSALLSCSRCSVRVHASCYGVDPSSVGQEWECSRCKADAVAESCCLCALRGGALQETTNNKWVHVLCAVAVLEARFVNVTERRPVDLSGIPLQRFKLKCYYCKKRLKKASGCCVQCSHGRCPTAYHPTCAQAAGVLLQPDEWPFVVHVTCCRHKGPAPVERDKAAMLELAVGQKVICKHKNGRYYQCDVVRPSRETFYEVNFDDGSFSDNLFPEDIVSRDCARLGPPPPGDVVQVRWTDGLVYGAKFVSAHVIQMYLVEFEDGSQLTAKRDDVYTLEEELPKRVKSRLSKASDMRFDGIFEEKEIIRESKRQRVINSRYRGDYIEPVIYRAIME, from the exons ATGACCTCCGCCACCCGGGTCCGCGCCGAGTCCTCCAGGGTCATGACCTTTCACCCTTCCAGAGAGGAGTTCAGAGACTTCGGGCGCTACGTGGCCTTCATGGAGTCTCAGGGAGCGCACCGGGCCGGGATGGCCAGG GTGGTCCCTCCCAAAGGGTGGTCGCCGCGGCGTTGCTACGACGACGTGGAGGCGCTGTCCATCCCGGCgccgctgcagcaggtggtgacgGGTCAGGCGGGACTCTTCACGCTGTTCAACATCCAGAAGAAGCCGCTGACGGTCCAGGAGTTCCGGAAGACGTCCGGCCTGGACAA gttccgCGGTCCCAGCTGTCTGGATGCGGAGGAACTGGAGAGGAAGTTCTGGAAGACCCTGACCTTCGACCCCCCGCTGTACGGCGCCGACGTCAGCGGAACGCTCTACGACCCC GACGTGACGGAGTGGAACGTGGGCCGGCTGGACTCCATCCTGGACGCGGCGGAGGACCGGGCGACGGCGCCGCTTCTCAACTTCGGCATGTGGAAGAGCGCCGCCGCCTGGCACACCGAGGACATGGACCTGTACGGCATCAGCTACCTGCACTTCGGAGAGCCCAGAACCTG gtaCGCCGTTCCGCCGGAACACGGCAAGAGACTGGAACGACTGGCCAAGG GCTTCTTTCCAGGGAACGCTCAGAGCTGCGCCGCGTTCCTCCGCCACCGGATGACGCTCATCTCGCCGCGGGTGCTGAGGAAGTACGGCGTCGCCGTGGAGACGGCCACCCAGGAGGCGGGGCAGTTCGTGGTCACCTTCCCCTTCTGCTACCACGCCGGGTTCAACCACGGCTTCAACGTCGCCGAGTCGGCCAACTTCGCCACGCGGCGGTGGATCGACTACGGGAAGCGGGCGGCGCTG TGTTCCTGCCGTCAGGACGGGGCCCACATCTCCATGGACGTCTTCGTCCGGAGGTTCCAGCCAGAACGCTACGAGCGCTGGAGGGCCGGGAAGGACCTGGCGCCCGTCGACCACTCCGGACCGGCGCCAGAGGCCGCCCACGTCCCgagaggaggggcgggggcggggccagggccgGACCCTCCACCTCGACAGGACCTGGACGAGgaagagggggcggagccaagcAAGACCAGTATGTCCAGAAAAGAGTCCCAGGACAAAG ACGGCGCCGCGGTGAAACCGTCCTCCACCCGAACCAAGAAGACGTCCAGCAGGCGGAGGAGTCCTTCCAAGAAGGCGCCAGCCCCGGCCCCGGCCACGGCCCCCCCCGAGGAGGCGGAGCCCGGCGCCGACCCTGCCGCCGCCACGCTGTTCCAGAGGACGCTGAGTCCCGCCGACGTCCTGCACGTCCACAGCTACGCCAAGGGAGACTACGAGGACGACGGTGCGGGcgccggccagcagggggcggcggAGCCGGAGCCCGATGTGGGGGGGCCGCCTCTGGTGAAGGAGCAGAGTCACGACGGGGATCaaggttgccatg AGGAGCCCCCCCTCGTGGAGCCGGgcggcctgcagggggagccGTGGGCCAAACCTCTGGCCCACCTCTGGCAGAACAACCCCCCCAGCCTGAAGAAGGAGCGCGAGTACAACCGCCGAGCCGGCTCCACGCCGCCGTACTGCTCCGTCTGCTCGCTGTTCTCCTCCCAGTGCAGCCAGGCGGCGCCTCTGGCCCCCCCGCCGGCCCGGACCAAACCGCTGATCCCCGAGTCCTGCTTCAGCACCACCACCGAAGAAGACTCccggaggccgccgccgcccgccgccgacGGCACCAGCGCCCTGCTCAGCTGCTCACGGTGTAGCGTCCGCGTGCATGCCT CGTGCTACGGCGTGGATCCCTCCAGCGTAGGCCAGGAGTGGGAGTGTTCACGCTGTAAGGCCGACGCTGTGGCGGAG AGCTGTTGCTTGTGTGCGTTGAGGGGCGGAGCCTTACAGGAAACCACCAACAACAA gtgggTCCATGTGTTGTGCGCGGTCGCGGTGTTGGAGGCTCGTTTCGTCAACGTCACCGAGAGACGTCCGGTTGACCTGAGTGGGATTCCTCTGCAGAGATTCAAGCTG AAGTGCTACTACTGTAAGAAACGGCTGAAGAAGGCGTCCGGCTGTTGCGTCCAGTGCTCCCACGGCCGCTGCCCCACCGCCTACCACCCCACCTGCGCCCAGGCGGCCGGCGTCCTCCTCCAGCCGGACGAGTGGCCGTTCGTGGTGCACGTCACCTGCTGCCGACACAAAGGCCCCGCCCCCGTGGAG CGCGACAAAGCCGCCATGCTGGAGCTGGCCGTGGGTCAAAAGGTCATCTGCAAGCACAAGAACGGGCGGTACTACCAGTGCGACGTGGTGCGGCCGTCCCGGGAGACCTTCTACGAGGTCAACTTCGACGACGGCTCCTTCAGCGACAACCTGTTCCCCGAGGACATCGTG agTCGGGACTGCGCGCGGctcggcccgccgccgccgggcgaCGTGGTGCAGGTGCGGTGGACCGACGGCCTGGTGTACGGCGCCAAGTTCGTCTCCGCCCACGTCATCCAGATGTACCTGGTGGAGTTCGAGGACGGCTCGCAGCTGACGGCCAAGAGAGACGACGTCTAcaccctggaggaggagctgcccAAGAGGGTCAAGTCGCGGCTG TCCAAGGCGTCCGACATGAGATTCGACGGGATCTTCGAGGAGAAGGAGATCATCCGGGAGTCCAAGAGGCAGCGGGTGATCAACTCCCGTTACCGCGGCGACTACATCGAGCCGGTCATCTACCGCGCCATCATGGAGTGA